In a genomic window of Perognathus longimembris pacificus isolate PPM17 chromosome 21, ASM2315922v1, whole genome shotgun sequence:
- the LOC125339490 gene encoding intraflagellar transport protein 25 homolog, translating to MRKVDLCLSSEGSEVILATSSDDKHPPENIIDGNPETFCTTTGMFPQEFIICFHKHVKIERLVIQSYLVQTLRIEKRTSKEPTGFELWIGKDLMHTEGQLQNEQVVARDGYATHLRFIFVSAFDHFASVHNISAEGIVVSTLS from the coding sequence atgagaaaagttGATCTCTGCTTGAGCTCTGAAGGGTCCGAAGTGATTTTAGCTACATCCAGTGATGACAAGCACCCACCTGAAAACATAATTGATGGGAATCCAGAAACATTTTGCACCACCACAGGAATGTTTCCCCAGGAGTTCATTATTTGTTTTCACAAACATGTAAAGATTGAAAGGCTTGTAATTCAATCTTACTTAGTGCAGACCCTGAGGATTGAAAAGAGAACATCTAAAGAGCCAACTGGTTTTGAGCTGTGGATAGGGAAAGATTTAATGCACACAGAGGGACAACTTCAGAATGAACAAGTTGTGGCCCGCGATGGCTACGCCACTCACTTGAGGTTCATTTTTGTATCAGCCTTCGATCATTTTGCATCTGTGCATAACATTTCTGCAGAGGGAATAGTAGTCTCAACCCTTTCTTAA